The following are from one region of the Coffea eugenioides isolate CCC68of chromosome 2, Ceug_1.0, whole genome shotgun sequence genome:
- the LOC113760048 gene encoding uncharacterized protein LOC113760048, with protein MRLNPKKCTFGVRSGRFLGFWISHEGSRANPDKLQAIMDMAPPKNIKEVQRLTGRMAALNRFLSRSTVRGLPFFRILKALKDFQWTEKCQRAFTDLKAYLAKLPTLTAPRQGETLLLYLSACNEVVSAVLARKDKGAQRPIYYVSRALYGLKTLYTPAEKLVLTLVHAARKLRPYFQAHSIVVVTNQPLRQILTKPEVSGRMTKWAVELAEHDIGYQPRTVIKAQALADFLAEGAGSSVTELSSPPEEVRPEEPWVLFVDGTSSKEGSGAGLLLISPTEEELTYALRFDFLASNNEAEYETLLTGLRVAHQMGITAIKVRSDSQLVPRSQNKRVDALSKLASSSFAHLNKEVLVEVVRRKSIDQVQVLAIDSPASWITPLVDFLSSGVLPEDKIETRRLQLRATKYAYAGGTLYRRSYLSPWLKCVTPEEGDYVLREGHEGLCAAHVGSRVLAKKCLLLGYYWPSAFRDAAALVQHCRVCQVHAPLRHQPTQEMVPIHSHRPGPVGHRPSGTLFPSSGEIRTPCGGHRLLLKVD; from the exons ATGCGGCTGAACCCGAAGAAATGCACCTTTGGGGTTAGGTCTGGAAGGTTCCTAGGTTTCTGGATCTCCCACGAGGGAAGCCGAGCCAACCCGGATAAGCTCCAAGCCATCATGGACATGGCCCCCCCGAAGAACATAAAGGAGGTCCAGCGGCTCACGGGGAGGATGGCTGCATTGAATAGATTCCTCTCGCGTTCCACGGTGAGGGGGCTACCCTTCTTTCGAATTCTGAAAGCGCTTAAGGACTTTCAATGGACTGAGAAATGCCAGAGAGCCTTCACTGACCTGAAAGCATATCTGGCCAAGCTGCCCACCTTGACCGCCCCGAGACAGGGAGAGACCCTGCTCCTATACTTGTCCGCTTGTAACGAGGTCGTCAGTGCGGTTTTGGCACGAAAAGACAAGGGGGCTCAGAGACCAATATATTACGTCAGCCGTGCTTTATATGGGCTGAAGACGCTGTACACACCGGCAGAAAAATTGGTCCTGACCCTGGTGCACGCCGCCCGGAAGCTTCGACCTTACTTCCAGGCCCACAGCATCGTTGTTGTGACTAATCAGCCCTTACGACAGATACTCACGAAGCCAGAGGTCTCGGGCCGGATGACCAAATGGGCCGTCGAACTAGCCGAACATGATATTGGCTACCAGCCTCGCACCGTCATCAAAGCTCAGGCCCTGGCGGACTTCCTTGCCGAAGGGGCCGGTTCGTCCGTGACTGAGTTGAGCTCCCCACCCGAGGAGGTACGGCCGGAAGAGCCGTGGGTACTGTTTGTGGATGGGACCTCGAGCAAGGAGGGAAGCGGAGCTGGCCTGCTGCTCATCTCGCCCACCGAAGAAGAGCTGACATATGCTCTCAGATTTGACTTCCTGGCATCCAACAATGAGGCAGAGTACGAGACCCTACTGACTGGGTTGCGGGTAGCCCACCAGATGGGTATAACCGCGATCAAGGTCCGGAGCGACTCCCAACTC GTGCCGAGATCACAGAACAAGCGCGTGGACGCCCTGTCAAAACTGGCGTCCTCTTCATTTGCTCACCTGAACAAGGAAGTCTTGGTGGAGGTAGTCAGGCGAAAAAGCATCGACCAGGTCCAAGTTTTGGCCATAGACAGCCCGGCCTCTTGGATAACTCCTCTCGTGGACTTCCTCAGCTCGGGTGTCCTCCCCGAGGACAAAATCGAGACTCGACGACTCCAACTCAGGGCTACCAAGTACGCCTACGCTGGGGGGACCCTCTACAGGAGGTCGTATCTGTCCCCCTGGCTAAAGTGCGTAACTCCCGAGGAGGGCGACTATGTCCTTCGAGAAGGTCATGAAGGCTTATGCGCGGCACATGTGGGATCTCGGGTGTTGGCCAAAAAGTGTCTGCTCCTAGGCTATTATTGGCCCTCAGCGTTTCGGGATGCCGCGGCGCTGGTTCAGCATTGTCGAGTTTGTCAGGTGCATGCCCCGCTGCGTCACCAGCCAACTCAGGAGATGGTACCTATCCACAGTCATCGACCAGGTCCAGTGGGGCATAGACCTTCTGGGACCCTTTTCCCGAGTTCTGGGGAGATACGAACACCTTGTGGTGGCCATCGACTACTTCTCAAAGTGGATTGA